A region from the Aricia agestis chromosome 12, ilAriAges1.1, whole genome shotgun sequence genome encodes:
- the LOC121732785 gene encoding myosin-16-like — protein sequence MSAPPPSYCSEDLECSCSRDAEVVVHDETCIFYDGSSDKKDSNGADASVEQCECCGCDVTKCPNQAIWRTVDEAPKKEEVEMPTVLEATHPLMSRFQDTLRSFLEKENAIAEEEILNLKEELRLSKEQYDKDLEAIYKSDHDTNAQRVLIEEYEEMLTKNTAERVKAEERAKEANERYKRAKEKLDQNIIAEREANEELEALTALCRQLEEWRSETESQLAVSQRVSDKMRIEKKELADEKRQLDMFIFGLSNEVWKLESKLELFKKQLEIKNVEMEKVNDKVTAYAAELEDLELDKRRLMSLWNSVLVNIKQRDKVYDSVRDDYKTLQENYRTLLNNFEITKKLVMEEMQKGKEIAMKNEKTMYDIGHVEKTLKVEDTKRIALETQIQELQEAIRMTERDEQLIKTENQTMANILKSTEKEIDRKNDIKLQLENEILTNLQECLLNDKAVEAMANGIKKMREMSRKQEIVLMTMENNHAKLMLEIEVYRNRQTRNKEALEVSLAQVKEREKEVDQLEEKYKQKMIDFAKKQRELDIITKKYNALKEIFDLKTPQERRISELEQQIRGLRERAETLQHEWLRLQGHVVRLAQQHHEVVTNLNIINKQISICEQKLMRTQAEKEHIIEEKQRVDRTLRSLRGRLEVLERERKSAAESHQSAQLDQQAVAYNYSANLKEAESEIIKLEEEIEEFEKEKMNLTQELDRVQREALIWQRKSVMAVDLKKSLTDAKSSAGEIGQMKSEIHRMEVRRDQLRKTSEKLAEDLSLYVTRRETAIEKSRAAAAVEKVYGSSAQTPQAAYKHKLRLAKADVARVTKDLAEAKARMEHLEREQERLEREIADTGALNAQLEEHVASLMKETRETDKQKQWLLERVVRSQRLGNELSTAVRRQVIRVKKPKAAVLSEYEHATAFNDQFREIVQTLASEYPYLNDEMEAISNTLNIHGPDDLPKLVEDCSCSWTSSEAVNENIPEKLE from the exons ATGTCTGCGCCACCACCGTCCTATTGCTCAGAGGACCTCGAGTGCAGCTGCTCGCGAGACGCCGAAGTAGTGGTCCATGATGAGACCTGCATCTTCTATGACGGTAGCTCG GACAAGAAAGATTCCAACGGTGCTGATGCTTCAGTTGAGCAGTGCGAGTGTTGCGGCTGTGACGTCACCAAGTGTCCAAACCAGGCCATCTGGAGGACTGTTGATGA AGCGCCCAAGAAGGAAGAAGTCGAAATGCCAACTGTGCTTGAAGCCACTCATCCTTTAATGAGCCGCTTCCAAGACACACTGAGAAGCTTCTTGGAGAAGGAGAATGCTATAGCCGAAGAAGAGATACTTAATTTG aaggAAGAGCTTCGTCTTAGCAAGGAACAGTACGACAAAGACCTGGAAGCCATCTACAAGAGTGACCATGATACTAATGCGCAAAGG GTATTAATAGAAGAGTACGAAGAAATGTTGACTAAGAACACTGCCGAGCGCGTCAAGGCCGAGGAGAGAGCAAAAGAGGCTAACGAGAGATACAAGAGAGCCAAAGAGAAGTTGGATCAGAACATTATAGCTG AACGCGAAGCCAACGAGGAGCTGGAGGCGCTGACGGCACTGTGCAGACAGCTGGAGGAGTGGCGCTCGGAGACAGAGTCGCAGCTCGCAGTCAGCCAGCGCGTCTCCGACAAGATGAGGATCGAGAAGAAGGAACTGGCTGATGAGAAACGGCAGCTG GACATGTTTATATTTGGGCTGAGCAACGAAGTTTGGAAGCTGGAGTCGAAGCTCGAACTATTCAAGAAGCAATTAGAAATCAAGAACGTAGAGATGGAGAAGGTCAATGACAAG GTGACAGCATACGCCGCAGAACTGGAAGACTTGGAACTGGATAAGCGTCGTCTGATGAGCTTGTGGAACTCCGTTCTAGTGAACATCAAGCAGAGGGATAAAGTCTACGATTCCGTTAGAGATGACTATAA AACGCTGCAAGAAAACTACCGTACACTTTTGAATAACTTCGAAATAACAAAGAAGTTGGTAATGGAAGAAATGCAGAAAGGGAAAGAGATAGCAATGAAGAATGAGAAGACTATGTACGACATCGGCCATGTGGAGAAAACGC TCAAAGTTGAAGACACGAAGAGAATTGCTTTGGAAACTCAAATACAAGaattgcaagaagccatccgaATGACAGAAAGGGATGAACAACTTATTAAAACA gagAATCAAACTATGGCGAACATATTGAAAAGTACAGAAAAAGAAATAGATCGGAAGAACGACATCAAGCTTCAGTTGGAGAACGAGATATTGACGAATCTACAGGAATGCCTTCTCAATGATAAAGCAGTCGAGGCGATGGCAAATGGTATCAAGAAAATGAGAGAAATGTCAAGAAAACAG GAAATAGTTTTAATGACAATGGAAAATAATCATGCTAAGTTGATGCTAGAAATCGAAGTGTATAGGAATAGACAGACTAGAAATAAAGAGGCTCTTGAAGTAAGTCTAGCACAAGTGAAGGAAAGAGAGAAAGAAGTCGATCAGCTGGAGGAAAAATATAAGCAGAAGATGATAGACTTCGCAAAGAAACAGAGAGAGCTCGAtataataactaaaaaataCAATGCCCTGAAAGAGATATTTGAT CTAAAGACTCCCCAAGAGCGTCGCATATCAGAGCTGGAGCAACAGATCCGAGGGTTGCGCGAGCGCGCGGAGACCCTGCAGCACGAGTGGCTGCGGCTGCAGGGCCACGTGGTGCGCCTGGCGCAGCAGCACCACGAGGTCGTCACCAACCTCAACATCATCAACAAGC AGATATCAATCTGCGAGCAGAAGTTGATGAGGACCCAAGCGGAAAAAGAGCACATAATCGAGGAGAAGCAGCGCGTGGATCGGACGTTGCGCTCACTCCGCGGCAGACTTGAGGTGTTAGAGCGGGAGAGAAAGAGCGCGGCCGAGTCGCACCAGAGCGCGCAGTTGGACCAGCAGGCCGTGGCGTACAACTACAGCGCCAACCTTAAG GAGGCGGAATCGGAAATAATCAAATTGGAAGAAGAGATAGAAGAGTTTGAGAAGGAAAAAATGAATCTCACCCAGGAGCTCGATCGAGTCCAACGGGAGGCTCTCATCTGGCAAAGGAAg AGTGTAATGGCAGTGGATTTGAAGAAGAGTCTCACCGACGCCAAGTCATCAGCTGGTGAAATAGGACAGATGAAATCGGAGATACACAGAATGGAA GTTCGCCGCGACCAGCTCCGTAAAACCAGCGAGAAGTTGGCGGAAGACTTGTCTCTGTACGTGACGCGACGAGAGACGGCCATAGAGAAAAGCAGAGCGGCAGCTGCGGTGGAGAAGGTGTATGGGAGCTCCGCGCAGACGCCGCAAGCTGCCTACAAGCACAAGCTGAGACTGGCTAAGGCAGATGTGGCGAGAGTTACtaaa gATCTGGCTGAAGCGAAGGCGCGGATGGAGCATTTGGAGCGCGAGCAGGAGCGGCTGGAGCGGGAGATAGCGGACACCGGTGCGCTCAACGCGCAGCTGGAGGAGCACGTCGCGTCGCTCATGAAGGAGACCAGAGAGACGGACAAGCAGAAACAATGG CTGCTTGAACGCGTTGTTCGCAGCCAACGTCTCGGTAACGAACTGTCAACGGCCGTCAGGCGGCAGGTGATTCGCGTCAAGAAACCCAAAGCAGCAGTGCTGTCGGAGTACGAACATGCTACGGCGTTCAATGACCAGTTCAGAGAAATTGTACAGACTCTTGCGTCGGAATATCCGTATTTAAATGACGAAATGGAGGCAATTTCTAATACTCTGAACATTCACGGCCCAGACGATTTGCCGAAACTCGTGGAAGATTGCAGCTGTTCCTGGACGAGTTCCGAGGCCGTCAACGAGAATATTCCAGAAAAACttgaataa